One stretch of Roseimicrobium sp. ORNL1 DNA includes these proteins:
- a CDS encoding FHA domain-containing protein — protein MARIVFTLEDGTEIEAELDSDVITIGRHADSIVVLPSGSVSSHHATVKRRGDSFYVQDLGTTNGTKLNGVEVEEAKLEDGDQLAFGDVPAVVHLTDPARSIPSAVPIPSFSGLPAGAPALPGKGALPPPVAAGGGGRTPQQVAAMARTSGVRGRSPAHSRPVQYKESTGCAGFLTFLFFLVLAFLIGLHVRHGVVTGGFLLKDVLIKVREKTEKGVEKDAEPEKPAESAAPANGAPAPAAPATPPATPAPGAANAPAPAAPAPAMGGGGAMMDATN, from the coding sequence ATGGCGCGCATAGTATTTACGCTGGAGGACGGCACGGAGATTGAAGCGGAGCTCGACTCCGATGTCATCACGATTGGCAGACATGCAGATAGCATTGTCGTACTGCCCAGTGGGTCGGTGTCCAGCCATCATGCCACCGTGAAGCGCCGCGGAGACAGCTTCTATGTGCAGGATCTCGGCACGACCAATGGCACGAAGCTCAATGGTGTGGAAGTCGAAGAGGCCAAACTTGAGGATGGTGACCAGCTTGCCTTTGGCGACGTGCCGGCGGTGGTACACCTGACAGATCCTGCGCGGAGCATTCCTTCGGCTGTGCCTATTCCGAGTTTCTCCGGCCTCCCTGCAGGAGCTCCTGCTCTGCCTGGCAAGGGGGCGCTTCCGCCTCCCGTGGCTGCCGGCGGTGGGGGCAGGACACCCCAGCAAGTGGCGGCGATGGCGCGCACTTCCGGCGTGCGTGGACGCTCTCCGGCCCACTCCCGTCCAGTGCAATACAAGGAGTCCACGGGTTGCGCCGGGTTCCTGACCTTCCTGTTTTTCCTCGTGCTGGCGTTCCTCATTGGTCTGCACGTGAGGCACGGCGTGGTCACCGGTGGATTTTTGCTGAAGGACGTGTTGATAAAGGTGCGGGAGAAGACTGAAAAGGGTGTCGAGAAGGATGCGGAACCGGAAAAGCCCGCTGAGAGCGCTGCTCCGGCAAATGGTGCTCCCGCTCCTGCGGCTCCTGCCACTCCTCCTGCGACGCCCGCACCTGGTGCCGCCAATGCACCTGCACCGGCGGCTCCCGCGCCTGCGATGGGTGGCGGTGGTGCGATGATGGATGCGACCAACTAG
- the rpsT gene encoding 30S ribosomal protein S20 codes for MPNIRSSEKDVRRIKARTARNKATKSRVRTLRKKVIAAIASGDSKAAQEAYNNFASAADKAAKTSTLHKNTASRLKSRIAQKLGKAAKA; via the coding sequence ATGCCGAACATCCGCTCTTCCGAGAAAGACGTCCGCCGAATCAAGGCACGCACCGCGCGCAACAAGGCCACCAAGAGCCGTGTTCGCACCCTCCGGAAGAAGGTCATCGCCGCGATCGCGAGCGGTGACTCGAAGGCCGCTCAGGAAGCCTACAACAACTTCGCTTCCGCCGCCGACAAGGCCGCCAAGACGAGCACGCTGCACAAGAACACCGCATCCCGTCTCAAGAGCCGTATCGCTCAGAAACTGGGCAAGGCTGCCAAGGCCTAA
- a CDS encoding TorF family putative porin, protein MKLRSLLTPALSLLAASAFAGSPGKAPVPVQAPPAEEPLGITASLAYDSHYVFRGVLFAENLVSGSLDATVPVTDVISINAGAWYGSSVDDSGVFGNPPGSFQELDLYGAVMADLGAVNVGLKYTHYFYFGDAESGVEDVNELGIVATAAVGPVDLSGGAYYDWTTEGFYFEVGASHTFAITDRISLVPGVLVSLGDDYYGVSSFNHVKVGLAAPIKLTSTATLTPYIAGNLPVADLDDNGEESRVYGGVSLSVSF, encoded by the coding sequence ATGAAACTCCGCTCCCTGCTTACCCCGGCACTCTCGCTGCTGGCCGCGTCGGCTTTCGCCGGCTCCCCTGGCAAGGCTCCCGTGCCGGTTCAGGCTCCCCCCGCTGAAGAACCTCTCGGTATCACGGCCTCCCTCGCCTACGACTCGCACTACGTGTTCCGTGGCGTGCTGTTCGCTGAGAACCTGGTCTCCGGCTCCCTCGACGCCACCGTCCCGGTGACCGACGTGATCTCCATCAACGCTGGCGCCTGGTACGGCTCCTCCGTGGATGACTCCGGCGTGTTCGGCAATCCTCCCGGATCCTTCCAGGAACTCGACCTCTACGGCGCGGTCATGGCTGACCTCGGCGCAGTGAACGTGGGCCTCAAGTACACCCACTACTTCTACTTCGGTGACGCTGAATCCGGCGTGGAAGACGTGAATGAGCTTGGCATCGTGGCAACCGCAGCCGTCGGTCCTGTGGACCTTAGCGGCGGTGCTTACTACGACTGGACCACCGAAGGCTTCTACTTCGAAGTCGGCGCTTCCCACACCTTCGCGATCACCGACCGCATCAGCCTCGTTCCCGGAGTCCTCGTGTCCCTGGGCGATGACTACTACGGCGTGAGCAGCTTCAACCACGTCAAAGTGGGTCTTGCCGCTCCGATCAAGCTTACCAGCACCGCTACCCTCACCCCCTACATCGCTGGCAACCTGCCCGTGGCAGACCTCGATGACAATGGTGAAGAAAGCCGCGTGTACGGTGGCGTGAGCCTCTCCGTCTCGTTCTAA
- a CDS encoding TetR/AcrR family transcriptional regulator yields MIRPPHPLKDVLLDAAETVAARQGVSRLTFDAVAAEAGVSKGGLLHHFSSKDHLIEAMVKRTADGWRKHFTESYQSVPEGPGRMARAILKCCLTDAQTWTEQLRRSYAAVFAALAHDPALIQPMRDAYTELYRLVAEDNLPPNVSETVVTAIDGLWLHWVLRLRPVDQSVMDRLRASLETMLNNAVAEQAKNADGALK; encoded by the coding sequence ATGATTCGCCCTCCTCATCCCCTCAAGGACGTGCTGCTCGATGCAGCGGAAACCGTGGCCGCCAGACAAGGGGTTTCCCGCCTGACGTTTGACGCGGTGGCGGCCGAGGCAGGCGTGAGCAAGGGTGGACTGCTCCACCATTTCTCCAGCAAGGATCACCTCATCGAGGCCATGGTGAAGCGCACCGCCGATGGCTGGCGCAAGCATTTCACCGAATCCTACCAAAGCGTCCCCGAGGGCCCCGGTCGCATGGCGCGTGCCATTCTGAAGTGCTGCCTCACCGATGCACAAACCTGGACCGAGCAGCTCCGGCGCAGCTACGCCGCCGTCTTCGCCGCACTCGCCCACGACCCGGCGCTCATCCAGCCGATGCGCGACGCCTACACGGAACTCTACCGCCTCGTGGCGGAGGACAACCTCCCCCCCAATGTGAGCGAGACCGTGGTCACGGCCATCGATGGCCTCTGGCTGCACTGGGTGCTTCGACTTCGTCCCGTGGATCAGTCCGTCATGGATCGCCTCCGCGCCTCCCTGGAAACCATGCTGAACAACGCCGTCGCTGAGCAGGCAAAGAACGCCGACGGCGCTCTCAAATAA
- a CDS encoding ATPase domain-containing protein — MVDGVKNASPEAGAIFPEPPTLQPTTMPEQRATSPTVTLLRPNIIGLRQLFLDCTESKNARHPKHTILEFPLPGSEPSQTATPGSHPEYCAAGDKWGFPAESSIVISGPPGAGKTTFALSLVRSLLPAKKQKIEELPNPGPPPDTGTGEVPKRTKANHLLYFISTEVNQPRLKRMYGGRGWFDKDDCIFSSNPSPSKLTSGLHVISAPLEMERPVKSTDEVINYIAGQLSLQPLPNEDQLVFIVVDSLTALLKDCKSPGEERRLTYELIQRLRSIFNQQNLGLMILLAEQPEPESALAPLSSGVENFVADFVFRLGAPSLPLGMKLRTLEVTKSQGANIMIGVHSWAIVTDDNFEPTIVGKALRRSLVKSILETEFDSDFTPEKLKGASLPEGLDRLQFGTVMIFPRPHLRHLNESGDKSPSALRELVNSGIAGLDEMLKYRPDYWFLEHDFTNLDPTRYREPSEEGNSALQEGSTTLIVGDAGTGKTSLCLEYLFARWTGKERGQSKCASLMVSFEADPSSAIEEMTRDAVGRKAAEQGVDIVDCIYRPRAGLHFYLLLLEIQQWIEDNADRPKRIAIDGLSNLVKSHEKHEFALIFDSLLNFITAESKRSLEQGSSSTSNLVTLLVTYETPFNASMLDSEAFGIHADNVVVVAQRAVQDEKRNAVMVIKSAQTRFDRLVRELVFKQRSDSPQKLISIQSGFDAYTGLLLNRLSRAEVVMQLFHENGREKIFHELLQKRLSKLLPYKFTLSWFSRNEIEKTLEHDSSFPRNLRGEVHIISVDEWWISHRVQKLQKDIEGSVKNAGVDLGEEKASVARAAHFASMPIAPLLSISSPSLCVEPEERIQAQGIRPSDFWCFELEKSRLLLPSSKAVSSKEMHGYRLYAVPTYLDFGMFCVHQSALKELNIPGAPPESSARLTEFWQSRDLHKKLALDDNIKLPWDPPIKEAREIGANLATYFALPWCVAIEPEVLECSNGNDSARDSSTKLPPQSILGVFRMVKEKLDEKASDSPDRQPLISHVFSWDSRSTETTSCFFFELAWAFGGDEKLLDGGDGKFDAKPLNEQAMVKALIFLMYLVQKGYMSRRPSLSDTASSAFSRHFYSTVVDVNTRLSQRGREAEQYLIPLPFMPSGPLTHDASQAAMRDAVSRLNRLCERMEQMCCRSAKSREKLVEIEGDVKNLAPSEDIAAFCEAHRQVCEKFAKLADDNPRAHPARHLYGVDHRDIQELLSWQQCTREFLEGRHPFVARNSPEKKGPRFTGHPCTGAWMYAVDANTSSPRLAQTIIDEMSTLDMAKLRAQLGAGIPARKDFYEFHGHRAVTGMPYLSWQELLKYSGCRARRRDRVHQHDGHDPSQLYHRIHTAVLHVMDCAASMGEWQQDDARTRAAAAVQNIILLKEENQGEGTCKL, encoded by the coding sequence ATGGTGGATGGTGTAAAAAATGCGTCGCCGGAGGCAGGTGCCATTTTCCCTGAACCGCCAACTTTGCAGCCGACTACGATGCCAGAGCAACGAGCCACTTCTCCAACTGTCACCTTGCTCAGACCCAATATCATAGGTCTCAGGCAACTCTTTCTCGATTGTACGGAGTCGAAAAATGCGAGGCATCCCAAGCACACGATTCTGGAGTTTCCATTGCCTGGGAGCGAGCCCAGCCAGACCGCAACGCCGGGAAGCCACCCGGAGTATTGTGCGGCGGGTGACAAGTGGGGATTTCCGGCGGAGAGTTCTATCGTGATCAGTGGCCCGCCAGGAGCTGGAAAGACCACCTTTGCCCTATCGCTTGTGAGGTCACTCCTTCCGGCAAAGAAGCAGAAAATTGAGGAGTTGCCCAATCCAGGGCCGCCACCTGACACGGGAACGGGTGAAGTTCCCAAACGAACGAAAGCGAATCATCTGCTCTATTTCATAAGCACAGAAGTAAACCAGCCGCGATTGAAGCGCATGTACGGAGGGCGTGGCTGGTTCGACAAGGATGATTGCATCTTCTCAAGCAACCCATCCCCTTCAAAGCTCACTTCCGGTCTCCATGTCATCTCTGCGCCGCTTGAGATGGAGAGACCCGTAAAATCCACCGATGAAGTCATCAACTACATTGCAGGCCAGCTTTCTCTGCAGCCTCTCCCCAATGAAGACCAACTGGTATTCATTGTGGTTGATAGCCTGACTGCGCTACTGAAAGACTGCAAGAGCCCTGGGGAGGAGAGGCGTCTCACCTACGAACTCATCCAGCGACTTCGGTCTATTTTCAATCAGCAGAATCTTGGGCTCATGATTCTCCTGGCAGAGCAGCCGGAGCCGGAGAGCGCCCTTGCCCCACTTTCTTCAGGAGTGGAGAATTTCGTGGCGGACTTTGTCTTCCGCCTCGGAGCTCCCAGCCTCCCTCTAGGCATGAAACTCCGAACCTTGGAGGTTACCAAGTCCCAAGGCGCCAATATCATGATCGGGGTGCACTCTTGGGCGATCGTCACCGATGATAATTTCGAACCCACCATTGTGGGGAAAGCTCTTCGACGTTCCTTGGTGAAATCAATTCTCGAGACAGAGTTTGATAGTGATTTCACGCCAGAGAAGCTTAAGGGCGCTTCCCTTCCAGAGGGGCTTGATCGGCTTCAGTTCGGGACAGTCATGATCTTTCCCCGCCCGCACCTACGTCATCTCAATGAAAGCGGAGATAAGTCCCCTTCAGCTCTTCGCGAGTTGGTGAACAGCGGCATCGCCGGTCTCGACGAGATGCTGAAATATAGGCCTGACTATTGGTTCTTGGAGCATGACTTCACCAATCTTGACCCAACAAGATATCGCGAACCAAGCGAGGAGGGGAACTCAGCCCTACAGGAAGGTTCTACCACACTTATCGTAGGCGACGCGGGGACTGGGAAAACAAGCTTGTGTCTGGAATACCTATTTGCTCGATGGACCGGCAAGGAGCGGGGGCAATCAAAGTGTGCTTCACTAATGGTAAGCTTCGAAGCAGATCCTTCTTCCGCGATCGAGGAGATGACCCGCGATGCAGTGGGGAGAAAGGCCGCTGAACAGGGAGTCGATATCGTCGATTGTATCTATCGGCCGCGGGCTGGTCTGCATTTCTATCTTCTCCTTCTGGAGATTCAGCAATGGATCGAAGACAACGCAGACAGACCCAAGCGGATCGCAATCGATGGATTATCAAACTTGGTCAAATCTCATGAAAAGCATGAGTTTGCATTAATTTTTGATTCATTGTTGAATTTCATTACTGCGGAATCCAAGCGTTCGCTGGAACAGGGTAGCTCTTCCACGTCGAATCTGGTAACATTGCTTGTTACCTACGAGACGCCCTTCAATGCGAGCATGCTCGATTCGGAAGCCTTTGGCATTCACGCTGACAACGTGGTGGTGGTGGCTCAACGCGCCGTGCAGGACGAAAAACGCAACGCTGTGATGGTCATCAAGTCCGCACAAACGCGGTTTGACCGTCTTGTGCGCGAGCTCGTTTTCAAGCAGAGGTCCGATAGTCCGCAAAAATTGATCTCAATCCAGTCGGGATTTGATGCCTACACTGGACTGCTTCTGAACCGTCTGTCCAGAGCAGAAGTGGTCATGCAACTGTTCCATGAGAATGGACGTGAGAAAATTTTTCACGAATTGTTGCAAAAACGGCTGTCCAAGCTGCTGCCCTATAAATTTACGCTTTCGTGGTTTTCGAGGAATGAAATCGAGAAAACTCTGGAGCATGATTCTTCGTTCCCACGAAACCTCCGGGGAGAAGTCCACATCATCAGTGTCGATGAATGGTGGATCTCCCACCGGGTGCAAAAGCTGCAAAAAGACATCGAAGGCAGCGTAAAGAATGCAGGCGTGGATCTAGGAGAGGAAAAGGCAAGCGTTGCCAGAGCGGCGCACTTTGCATCGATGCCAATAGCGCCACTCCTCTCGATTAGCTCACCATCGCTGTGTGTGGAGCCCGAGGAAAGAATACAGGCCCAAGGTATTCGGCCATCGGATTTTTGGTGTTTTGAACTTGAGAAAAGCCGCCTGCTGTTGCCGTCTTCTAAGGCAGTCTCCAGCAAAGAGATGCATGGCTACCGACTTTATGCGGTTCCGACCTATTTGGACTTTGGCATGTTCTGTGTTCACCAGAGTGCCTTGAAAGAATTGAATATCCCAGGAGCCCCCCCGGAATCCAGTGCGCGACTTACTGAATTCTGGCAGTCTAGAGATCTTCACAAGAAACTTGCACTTGATGACAACATAAAACTGCCTTGGGATCCACCAATCAAAGAAGCTCGAGAAATTGGAGCCAATCTGGCCACCTACTTTGCTTTGCCTTGGTGCGTTGCGATCGAGCCCGAGGTCCTTGAATGTTCGAATGGCAACGATTCTGCTCGCGACTCGTCAACCAAGCTTCCGCCTCAGTCCATTCTGGGTGTGTTCCGCATGGTAAAGGAGAAGCTAGACGAGAAAGCCTCAGACAGTCCAGACCGGCAGCCACTCATCTCGCATGTGTTCTCCTGGGACAGTCGATCAACAGAGACGACATCCTGCTTTTTCTTCGAGCTTGCTTGGGCATTTGGTGGTGATGAGAAATTGCTGGACGGTGGCGATGGTAAGTTCGATGCCAAGCCCCTGAATGAGCAGGCCATGGTCAAGGCGCTGATATTCCTGATGTACTTGGTGCAAAAGGGCTACATGTCGCGTCGCCCGTCTCTCAGTGACACGGCAAGCTCGGCCTTCAGTCGCCATTTCTATTCTACAGTTGTGGATGTCAATACAAGGTTGAGCCAGCGAGGCAGGGAAGCTGAACAATATCTGATTCCGCTTCCATTCATGCCATCAGGACCCTTAACACATGACGCATCCCAAGCCGCGATGCGAGACGCTGTCAGCAGATTGAACAGGCTTTGCGAGAGAATGGAGCAGATGTGTTGCCGCAGCGCAAAGTCGAGGGAGAAGTTGGTGGAAATCGAAGGTGATGTAAAGAACCTTGCCCCTTCCGAAGACATCGCGGCATTTTGTGAGGCCCATCGCCAAGTGTGTGAAAAGTTTGCGAAACTGGCGGATGACAATCCCAGGGCGCATCCTGCGAGACATTTGTATGGCGTAGATCATCGAGACATCCAGGAATTGCTATCCTGGCAACAATGCACACGGGAATTTCTCGAGGGGAGGCATCCCTTTGTGGCGCGAAATTCACCAGAGAAAAAAGGACCCCGGTTTACCGGGCATCCCTGTACCGGTGCGTGGATGTATGCGGTGGATGCGAATACCTCCAGTCCTCGCCTGGCGCAGACGATCATTGATGAGATGTCCACGCTCGACATGGCAAAGCTTCGCGCGCAACTCGGCGCAGGCATTCCTGCCAGAAAAGACTTTTATGAGTTCCACGGCCATCGAGCAGTGACTGGCATGCCTTATCTGAGCTGGCAAGAATTGCTCAAATACTCCGGGTGTCGCGCACGAAGACGTGATCGCGTCCATCAACACGATGGACATGACCCAAGTCAGCTATATCATCGTATTCACACCGCGGTCCTTCACGTAATGGATTGCGCGGCGTCCATGGGGGAATGGCAACAAGACGATGCCAGAACAAGGGCCGCGGCCGCTGTGCAGAATATCATCTTATTAAAGGAAGAAAACCAAGGGGAAGGCACCTGCAAGCTCTGA
- a CDS encoding efflux RND transporter periplasmic adaptor subunit — translation MSAARWIASVVLIGTVASGGYALAAWKRSSLEQAAAAAASQPEPMESVIVAVAEQREHRRTTTSIGTVLALRSITLRNELAGTVEKASLVPGQIVEAGTVLVAQDISVEQAELKAQEAQASLAEATLKRMKQLSENKAAPEMELDRALAERDVALAQVARTKAVIARKIIRAPFRARVGMADLHPGQYLEEGTELSTLQGVDGAVHVDFTVTQAVASTLKEGHPVEIITISDEKPIMAKIVALDARVDPKTRNTDIRAKIEDADLAPAPGASVRVRVPVGPARTAVAIPISALRRGPEGDHVFVISSEANGTSRAHLRLVQSSAVNGDEVLIESGLKPGDRVAASGSFKLREAVLVAAANEAPKDAGQAN, via the coding sequence ATGAGTGCTGCACGTTGGATCGCATCCGTTGTGTTGATTGGAACCGTGGCCTCTGGTGGCTACGCCCTTGCCGCGTGGAAACGCAGCTCCCTTGAGCAGGCTGCCGCCGCTGCTGCCAGCCAGCCCGAGCCCATGGAATCCGTGATCGTCGCGGTCGCCGAACAGCGGGAACACCGCCGGACCACCACGTCCATCGGGACCGTGCTGGCACTGCGTTCCATCACCCTGCGCAATGAACTCGCCGGCACCGTGGAAAAAGCCTCACTCGTGCCCGGCCAAATCGTGGAAGCTGGAACCGTGCTTGTGGCCCAGGACATTTCCGTGGAGCAGGCGGAACTGAAAGCGCAGGAGGCACAGGCTTCCCTCGCCGAAGCCACGTTGAAGCGCATGAAGCAGCTCTCAGAAAACAAGGCGGCTCCAGAAATGGAACTCGATCGCGCGCTGGCCGAACGCGACGTCGCCCTCGCCCAGGTGGCACGCACCAAAGCGGTCATCGCACGCAAGATCATCCGCGCGCCCTTCCGTGCCCGCGTGGGCATGGCCGACCTGCATCCGGGGCAGTACCTCGAAGAGGGCACCGAGCTCTCCACGCTGCAGGGCGTCGATGGCGCCGTGCATGTGGACTTCACGGTGACTCAAGCGGTCGCCAGCACGCTGAAAGAAGGACATCCCGTCGAAATCATCACCATCAGCGACGAGAAGCCCATCATGGCGAAGATCGTCGCCCTCGATGCGCGAGTCGATCCCAAGACGCGCAATACCGATATACGTGCGAAGATTGAAGACGCCGATCTCGCTCCTGCACCCGGTGCTTCCGTGCGTGTACGCGTGCCGGTCGGTCCGGCTCGCACGGCCGTGGCCATTCCCATCAGCGCTTTGCGCCGCGGACCGGAGGGTGACCACGTCTTTGTAATTTCATCCGAAGCCAATGGCACCAGCCGGGCTCACCTTCGCCTCGTGCAAAGCAGCGCGGTGAATGGCGATGAAGTGCTGATTGAGTCCGGTCTCAAGCCGGGCGATCGCGTGGCTGCCTCTGGCTCCTTCAAGCTGCGCGAAGCTGTGCTCGTCGCGGCTGCCAATGAAGCTCCCAAGGACGCAGGTCAGGCCAACTAA
- a CDS encoding efflux RND transporter permease subunit, whose product MRSFTDIFIKHPVLAIVVNLVIVLVGWRSISSLPVQQYPKIESSSIIITTLYYGASAETVRGFLTTPIERVVSQIGGVDHVESTSRAGISTVTVRLKLNHDITAGLAEVTARLQQVRAELPTEAEPPAVEVQRADRPYATFYLSFSSKERSVPAVTDWLLRTLQPQLATLPGVQRVTIEGGRQIAMRVWIDPDRLAALNLSPGDVQAALRRNNFLAAVGRTKGNMVEINLLANTDLRSTEEFANLIVTDRDGAIVRLSDVARVELGAEEPDMIAKHDKVEGVYLGVWPLIGSNEIDVAKNLEAEMERIRPNLPKDIEMSLVWDGTMFMRDALKEISKTLVETVLIVGLAVFLFMGSIRTAMVPLIAMPISLIGAVAIMYACGFSLNLLTILAIVLSVGLVVDDAIVVVENVERHVHEGKTRMQAAIIGARELFGPIIAMTITLAAVYAPIGFQGGLTGSLFLEFAITLAAAVVVSGFVALTLSPVMSAHFVHARGKEGWLTRLVNRTFERVKHVYAGMLDVALQMRTVIVLVAIVVMFAAWPFYMFSAKELAPVEDQSHISLFLDTPPDSTIEAANRESLKLVDAVTAFPEAEYMWSLTAGWGGFGGMVAKDWKGRGRTTAEMYGEVYGAVSTVPGLRIFPRLDPPLPTPGQYDVELVLQTNEPLENMLQTAGEIIGAGFQSGKFLYVDTDLKIDRPEARVMIDRERLADLGLDLAGVGQELGTLLGGAYVNRFNYFDRSYKVIPQIGDDDRAAVGPLLDLKVKTPEGELVPVSTFTSIEAHTAPRTLNRFQQRNAVRIFGGVQPGVTKEEGLRVLEDAARKAGGPGITLDYAGESRQIRKEGSALTVTLGFAVVLIYLVLAAQFRSFRDPLIVLLGSVPLAISGALMFTFLDFTTINIYSQVGLITLVGLLAKNGILIVQFANELQARGLEKMAALREASLTRLRPVLMTSAATVFGHFPLVLVAGPGAEARNSIGIVLVTGMIVGTVFTLFVVPVFYSLIAAHHQPELDTDNLEEESPTTPTLMPAASPA is encoded by the coding sequence ATGCGCTCATTTACCGACATCTTCATCAAGCACCCTGTGCTCGCGATCGTCGTCAACCTGGTGATCGTCCTCGTTGGCTGGCGCTCGATCAGCTCGCTGCCGGTGCAGCAGTATCCGAAGATCGAGAGCTCCTCGATCATCATCACCACGCTATATTACGGCGCAAGTGCGGAGACGGTGCGCGGCTTCCTCACGACTCCGATTGAGCGTGTGGTCTCGCAAATCGGTGGCGTGGACCATGTGGAATCCACCAGCCGTGCAGGCATCAGCACGGTGACGGTACGGTTGAAGCTCAATCATGACATCACCGCCGGTCTCGCGGAGGTCACAGCACGATTGCAGCAAGTCCGCGCAGAACTTCCTACAGAGGCAGAGCCGCCCGCCGTGGAGGTGCAGCGTGCAGACCGACCGTACGCCACCTTCTACCTGAGCTTCAGTTCCAAGGAACGCAGCGTGCCTGCGGTGACAGACTGGCTCCTGCGCACGCTGCAGCCCCAGCTCGCCACGCTCCCCGGCGTGCAGCGCGTGACCATTGAAGGTGGACGCCAGATCGCGATGCGCGTGTGGATTGATCCGGACCGCCTCGCCGCACTCAATCTCTCTCCCGGCGATGTGCAGGCCGCACTGCGTCGCAACAACTTCCTCGCCGCCGTGGGCCGCACGAAGGGCAACATGGTGGAGATCAATCTTCTCGCGAACACGGACCTGCGCTCCACGGAGGAGTTCGCCAATCTCATCGTGACGGATCGTGATGGCGCCATCGTCCGTCTCAGCGATGTGGCCCGCGTGGAGCTCGGCGCGGAGGAGCCGGACATGATTGCGAAGCACGACAAGGTCGAGGGCGTGTACCTCGGCGTGTGGCCGCTAATCGGCTCCAACGAAATCGATGTGGCAAAGAATCTCGAAGCCGAGATGGAGCGCATCCGTCCCAATCTGCCGAAGGACATTGAGATGAGCCTGGTGTGGGACGGCACCATGTTCATGCGTGATGCGCTGAAGGAAATCAGCAAGACCCTCGTGGAGACCGTGCTCATCGTGGGGCTCGCGGTGTTCCTCTTCATGGGCTCGATTCGCACTGCGATGGTGCCGCTCATTGCGATGCCCATCTCGCTCATCGGCGCCGTCGCGATCATGTACGCGTGCGGATTCAGCCTGAACCTGCTCACCATCCTGGCGATTGTGCTTTCCGTGGGTCTTGTCGTGGATGACGCGATTGTGGTCGTCGAAAACGTGGAACGCCACGTGCATGAGGGGAAGACCCGCATGCAGGCCGCCATCATCGGCGCACGAGAATTGTTCGGCCCCATCATCGCGATGACCATCACGCTCGCCGCAGTGTATGCGCCAATTGGTTTTCAGGGGGGGCTCACTGGTTCGCTCTTCCTGGAGTTTGCCATCACTCTCGCCGCGGCAGTCGTGGTATCCGGTTTCGTCGCCCTCACACTGTCTCCGGTCATGAGCGCGCACTTCGTGCATGCACGTGGCAAGGAAGGCTGGCTCACGCGCCTGGTGAACCGCACCTTTGAACGCGTGAAGCATGTCTACGCAGGCATGCTGGATGTGGCCCTGCAGATGCGCACGGTGATCGTGCTCGTAGCCATCGTCGTGATGTTCGCCGCATGGCCGTTCTACATGTTCTCCGCCAAGGAACTCGCCCCGGTGGAAGACCAGAGCCACATCAGCCTGTTCCTGGATACGCCTCCAGACTCCACCATCGAGGCTGCCAATCGCGAGTCTCTCAAGCTCGTGGATGCCGTGACCGCCTTCCCCGAAGCAGAATACATGTGGTCACTCACCGCTGGCTGGGGCGGCTTCGGCGGCATGGTGGCAAAAGATTGGAAAGGTCGCGGACGTACCACGGCGGAAATGTACGGAGAGGTGTACGGCGCCGTGTCCACCGTGCCCGGACTGCGCATCTTCCCACGTCTCGATCCTCCGCTGCCGACTCCGGGCCAGTACGATGTAGAACTGGTGCTGCAAACGAACGAGCCACTCGAGAACATGCTGCAGACCGCGGGCGAGATCATCGGCGCCGGATTCCAGAGCGGCAAGTTCCTCTATGTGGACACCGACCTGAAAATCGACCGTCCCGAAGCGCGCGTCATGATTGATCGCGAACGTCTCGCGGACCTCGGACTCGACCTCGCCGGTGTGGGCCAGGAACTCGGCACGCTGCTCGGCGGCGCGTATGTCAATCGCTTCAACTACTTCGACCGCAGCTACAAGGTCATCCCACAGATTGGCGATGATGATCGCGCTGCCGTGGGCCCACTGCTCGATCTCAAGGTGAAGACACCGGAAGGCGAACTCGTACCGGTGTCCACCTTCACCAGCATTGAAGCACACACCGCGCCTCGCACGCTCAATCGCTTCCAGCAACGCAACGCCGTGCGCATCTTCGGTGGTGTGCAGCCCGGCGTGACCAAGGAGGAAGGCCTGCGCGTGCTGGAAGATGCCGCACGCAAAGCCGGTGGTCCAGGCATCACCCTCGACTACGCCGGTGAATCCCGCCAGATTCGCAAGGAAGGCTCCGCGCTCACGGTGACACTGGGCTTTGCCGTGGTGCTCATCTACCTCGTGCTCGCCGCGCAGTTCCGCAGCTTCCGCGATCCGCTCATCGTCTTGCTCGGTTCCGTGCCGCTCGCCATCTCCGGTGCGCTGATGTTCACCTTCCTCGACTTCACCACGATCAACATCTACTCGCAAGTGGGCCTCATCACCCTGGTGGGTCTGCTTGCGAAGAACGGCATCCTCATTGTGCAGTTCGCCAATGAACTCCAGGCACGCGGTCTTGAGAAGATGGCTGCGCTGCGCGAAGCCTCCCTCACACGTTTGCGTCCGGTGCTCATGACCTCCGCCGCGACTGTGTTCGGCCACTTCCCACTCGTGCTCGTCGCCGGTCCCGGCGCGGAAGCGCGCAACAGCATCGGCATCGTGCTCGTCACCGGCATGATCGTGGGCACCGTCTTCACCCTTTTCGTCGTGCCCGTGTTCTACTCACTCATTGCCGCACACCACCAGCCGGAACTCGACACGGATAATCTTGAAGAGGAATCTCCGACCACTCCCACCCTCATGCCTGCGGCCAGCCCTGCGTGA